TATTTTGGAAAGCGTAATTAAAAATTTTTCCGAATATCAGGATGTAGTGGACGAAGCCAAAGCCGAACTAGCCGTTATCAAATCGGCCGAATCGAAAACAAATGCTTCGGTTGAAACCGATGGCAATTAACCCCTTTTCAATAAAAAACATACCTATTCATATGTCAAAGAAACGCCTAGCCTCACTTACCACACTATTTTTAGTATTTGTTTCTGCCGCAGTAACAGCGCAGGAAGACGATCTGGGAACAGAAGTTGTAAACATTGTAAAACCTTATACGCCCACTATTTCGGATGCCTTTAAGGTGAAGGAAACCCCTGTGTTAAACGACTCGCTCACGACACAAAAGCAGCAAGTGAACTACAGTATTTTCTCGGTTCCGGTGGCTTCTACTTTTACGCCCGCCAAAGGAAAAGCGGCTACTGTAGAAAAGGCAAAGCCCATGAAATTGTACGACAATTACGCAACGTTGGGCTTCGGAAATTACACCAGTATTTTAGCCGAGTTGTACAGCAATTTTGAAATTAGTAGAACCGACAACGCCGGATTTTTCTTCAGACATAATTCGTCTCAAGGAGATATTGAAGGTGTCTTACTGGAAAACAAATACTACGATACCAGTCTGGATGGAAATTACACTTCCCGCCAACGCGATGCTTCGTATAGCATAGACGCAGGGATAAAACACCAATTGTTCAATTGGTACGGATTGCCCGAATTTGCCGAGGAAGAATTAATTTTATTGAATGAAAGTTTAGACGTACAGCAAACTTATTTCAGTGGAAATCTGGGCGGAAGTATGCAGTTGGACGATTCGTTTTTTGAAGGAATTGCGGCAAATGTCCGATTTTTGAGCGATGCTTATGGCTCATCCGAATTCAATTTTACAGCACTACCGGAGTTTTCTTTTCCGCTAACCGAGTTTACATTGAAGATAGACGGTGATGTAGATTATCTTTCGGGAAGTTTCGAGCGTAATTATTTTGCCGAAATTCCTATCGACTACAGTTTTTTAAATGTGGGCCTGGCGCCTTCGCTGGTCTATGTCAATAACGATTTAACTCTATCGTTGGGTGTTGCCGGTTATGTAAGTTTGGATTCTGAAAATTCGGAAACCAACTTCTCCATTTTCCCCCGAATTAATGCCTCGTATCGCTTGGTAGACGAACTATTGATTGTTTATGGTGGTGCTGAAGGCGGGGTGGAACAAAATTCGTATTACGATTTTAAAGAAGAGAATCCCTATGTTTCGCCAACGCTTCAAATTATGCCTACCAATAATTTGTACAATGCTTTTGGTGGATTAAAAGGAAAACTGTCCAATTCGGTGGGATACAATGTTCGCGGTTCGTATGGCAAAGCCGAAAACAGGGCCTTGTTTCAAATTAATCCCTTAAACGATGTATCTCCTTCCGAAAGTTATCAATACGGAAACTCATTTAAGATAGTGTATGACGACATCAACACCCTTTCCTTTTTCGGCGAATTGAAAGTGGAAGTTTCCGAAGTCTTTTCTCTGGGAATTAACGGGGAGTATTTTTCATACAATACAACCGATCAGGCGCATGCCTGGAATTTACCCGATTTTAAAGCTACTGTCTTTTCAAACTTTAATATTACCGAAGAATTGTACGGCGGAGTCTCACTCTTTTACGTAGGCGAGCGTATGGATCAGGTGGTGGCGTATAGTCCGGATATAGATCCTTTCCCAACCGAAGTTACACTGGACGGCTACGCAGATGTAAATGTGCATGTGGGCTATCGGGTGAACGACCGACTCTCAATTTTTGCCAAGGGAAGCAACTTATTGAGTGATAATTATCAAAAATCGTACAATTATCCGGTACAGGGAATTCAAGGTTTGTTGGGTGCAACCTATAAGTTCGACTGGTAAAATTTCAAAATATTTTATTTCTGAAAAGCATTCCGTAGTCTGGGATGCTTTTTCTATTTTTACTGAAAACCCATCCAAATGAAATATCTATTTTTTCTTTTCGCATGCATCCTTTTTTCCTGTGCTCCCGATAAAATTCCTGCCGACTTATTAGTAAAAAACGCCAATGTCTATTTGGTCGATGAAGCATTTGGCACAGCTAAGGCCTTTGTAGTAAAGGACGGCAAGATACTGGAAGTTGGTATTAAACCCGAACTGGAATTAAAATACAGTTTCACTAGTGTGTACGATGCCAAAGGAATGACGATTGTCCCGGGACTTATAGATGCGCATGCCCATTTGTTAAATTTAGGTTTGGCGCTTCAAAATGTAGATTTGGTGGATACCGAAAGCTACGATGAAGTTTTGGAACGCGTTGTAGAATTCCAGAAGAAAAAAAATGCTTCCTTTATCATGGGTCGGGGTTGGGATCAAAACGATTGGGATGTAAAAGAGTTTCCCACAAAAAAGGAATTGGATTCATTATTTCCGGAAACTCCGGTCGCTCTAACAAGAATCGATGGTCATGCAATGATTGTGAACTCCAAAGCCTTGGAATTGGCGGGAATTACTGCACAAACAAAAGTTGCCGGAGGTGAGGTAATTTTAAAAGATGGACAACCTACCGGATTATTAGTGGATACAGCCATGAACGGAGTTAGACTGTCGTATCCAAAAATAGATAGGGAAACCATTGTAACTGCTTTAAAAGATGCAGAAAAAGTCTGTTTAGAATTAGGTCTAACAACCATAGATGAAGCAGGTACGTCGAGGGAGACTATTGAGATCATGCAGGAACTGTACGAAAAAAATGAATTATCACTTCGAATATATGCCATGGTGGGAGTGCGATCCGGTGATTTAGATTACTATTTGGAAAAAGGAATCGTTAAAACGGATCGCTTGAATGTACGCTCAGTAAAAATATGGAGTGACGGGGCACTGGGTTCACGTGGAGCAGCTATGCGACAGGAATACAGTGATCAACCCGGGCAATTCGGACTCATGATTACCACAGAAGCACAGTTGGATTCATTGGCCAGGGCCATTGCCGCTGCCGGCTACCAAATGAATACGCATGCCATTGGAGATTCTGCGAATGTTTCAGTGTTAAGAGTGTATTCCAATGTGCTGAAAGATGTAAAAGACCCGCGCTGGAAAGTGGAGCATGCGCAGATCGTTACCCCATCCGATTTCGATTATTTTTCAGAAAAAATACTGCCTTCCATTCAGCCCACACATGCTACCAGCGATATGTACTGGGCCGAAGATAGGGTAGGACCGGACAGAATTAAAGGGGCGTATTCATTTAAAACACTCCTTCAGAAATCGGGAATGGTAGCATTAGGGACCGATTTCCCTGTTGAAAAGGTAAACCCCATGTATACTTTTTATGCGGCTGTAGCCCGAAAGGATTTACAACAATTTCCGGAAGATGGTTATCGTATGGAGGAGGGACTAACCCGTGAGGAAGCCTTAAAGGGAATGACCATCTGGGCCGCCTATTCAAATTTTGAAGAAAATGAAAAAGGAAGTATTGAAGTTGGAAAATTTGCCGATTTCACGGTTTTAGAACAAGATATTATGACGATGCCGTTAGATAGCATTCCAAAGCTGAAGGTAAGCGCAACCTTTATTAATGGAAAAAAGGTGTTTGAGGGGAAGAGTGAATAGTGAAAAGGCAATAGCGAAAAGGGAATTGGTTATTTAAATTCCAAATTCCAACCAGTGAAGAGTGAGCAGTGAACGGTGAAGCGTGCAGGGTGAAAAGTGAGTTGTGAATTTTTTATTTTTGCTTACAGCTTATAGCCTTCACCTACTTTCCTCCCTTAGCCTGTAGATCGGCAATACACAATGGATCAAAACCGGGTACCGGTCTTCTGTTTTCCAGCAATTCTACCAATAATAAGCCGTTTGTGCTTTCAAAATACATTAAACAGTCTTCTACCATGCAATGTTTTAAATGCGCGGTGTCTTCATGACTTGTATGAATATCGTCACTTTGAATATTCACCAAGCCAAAAATATGCCCAAACTCATGTGTTAATGTGCTTAATTCAAGCTCGGTAAGATCAATATTGGCACTATTATTCGCCAAATCTCTAATAGTTTTTTCATAAACTACGATGGAGGTATTGCGATAGGCAGAGCCCAAAGTCACTGTGGTGCTGGTATCCCCGGCGTTAGAGCCATTGGCGAAAAAGATGTATATAGCAATTGAATTATCCACAGTGTAAATTGTCCTGTGTTCTTCTTCGATGGCGCGAATTTCTTCAATGGTAAAGGGCGCTCCTGCGGGAGCATCAATAAAAGTTTCATTTATACTAATTCCTTCCGGCTTATTAACTCGTTGGTTTAAAAAGTTTTGAAGCCCGACAATAGTGGCGTCGGTGGGTCTAAATCCTCCTGAATATACTATTTCTACGGTAAGTTTCGTATAGATATCTTCCGATAAAATATCCTCAGCCGAGGTTCCCAATGCTTTTCTGTTTTCTGCCTTAGGATCGGTCGTTGGATTATCTCCATCATCTTTTTTACAAGCGGCAATCGTTACAATCGCGAGTAGTATAATCAATGATTTTATATAGGGGCACTTCATTTTATTATTATGTATTTTTAGCAAACATAACCTATAATCGAACATTATGAAAATGAGATTCTTGTTTTTAACGCTTTTTTTAGTGTTTTGTTTTTCAACTTCGGCCCAAGTTGATGCCTTTCAGGAAGAAGTTATAACATATCTCAAATCCAATGGAACTACAGATCAATACAGAGAAGCGTATGACGGTATATTTACTATCTTAAAGAAACAATTCAATTCGGCCTCCGTCCCTGATGCATTTTGGATCGATATGCAAAGTGATAAAGAAAAAAGTGTGGAAGAGGCCATTGCCTTTCTGTCATTTGCATACAGAAAACATTTTACGCGAGAAGATATTTCAAAAATGACAACTTTTTACAACACCGAAGCAGCTCAAAAAATGCTTTCAAAGGATGCACCCCTTTCTTCGGACGAGAGCGAAGCTATAGCTGCTTTTTTTGAAAGCGATATAGCTAAGAAAATAGAAGAAAAACAAGAGGCTTTAGCTATAGATATAGCCGATATTTCGGAGCATTGGAGCAGAGATCTCTTTGCTGCTAAAATGAGCCTATTGGTAAAGGCAGGATTTACTACACAACAGTAAGTCTGGCGAGATAATCGAAATTTTCTCCCCGGGCTACGATTTCAAAATTTAAACTGTTGGAGAGACAAGCCTCTTCAAAAATTCGCTCATCCAAATACAACCACTCAAAAACTTCACTGCTTTCTCCCTTGTATTTCATACTAAATTCCAGTTCGCCGTAGTAGCTATCGCCGGGAATCCAGATTCCGCCGTCTTCGCCTTCATCGTACATATACTGCAAATCGCTCGAATCGATTAAAATCTGTCCGTTTACGGCTAATAACGACTTTAAATGCTGAAGGTATTTCGAAACGTTTTCCAGATTCTGAAAGATGCCCGTTCCGTTCATCAATACTAGTATGGTGTCGAAAGTTTGGTTTTTTACTTCCAGAAGCGCTTGCTTTTTTACATTTTTCACACCCCGAAGCTTACACACTTCCACAGCCCCTTCAGAAATATCGATGGACGATACCTCCAGACCCTTTTTCTGAAGATATAGCGAATGACTTCCTGCACCACAACCTACATCGAGTACCTTTCCGAAGCTAAGCTCCAACGCTTTCTGTTCCAACGCAGGCATTTCAGCAAAACCCCGAAAAAAATACGATAAGGGCAACACGTCTTCTTCACTGATATTGGTTTCAGTGATTATATCCTCGGCATTGTTTCCTTGATAATAGTCTAATAAGGCACTACCTAAAATATCTTTCATTATAATAATATGTTTCAAACAAAGCAACGACTCAACAAATCAACAATCAACGAATTAGCGAATTAGTGAGTTTGTATACTTTTAGTATTGATTGATAATTCCTTTTGATTAATTTTGATCCATGGAAAACATCCTGAAACAGCTGCCGCAACGCGCTAAAGATACGCATAACGAGAACAAAAAGTTCTTCGCGAAGCTAAAGAAAAAACCGCCCAAGCAGTTAGACACACTTATGGTCGAATTGCATGAAGCAGAGTTTCAACGTACCGACTGCCTTAGCTGTGCCAACTGTTGTAAAACGACCGGTCCATTGTTCACCGACAAAGACATAGAACGTATTTCGAAGCATTTCAGGCAAAAACCACAACAATTTATTGAAACCTATTTACGAGTTGACGAGGATAACGACTATGTATTGCAATCGGTTCCCTGTACCTTTTTGGGAGCCGATAATTATTGCAGCATCTACGAGGTGCGTCCCAAGGCCTGCAGAGAGTTTCCACATACCGATAGAAAGAAATTTCAGCAAATTTCCAACCTTACCTTAAAAAATGTGGCAATTTGCCCGGCCGCTTTTAATATTGTGGAAGAAATGAAGAAGCGGTTACCGCTTTAGACTAACGCTCGTATAACAAATATTTTTCTCGCATGGCATCGTAGGCTTTTAAATCTTTAAGCCAGGTTTTCCTGATGTCCCGAAAAGTAAACCCTTGCTCTATTTGTTGCTGCAATACCGCTGTTCCGGCGTGTGTGGTAAAATTTTTGGTGTTGAAAAAGTCTTCTTTCTTTTTGTAATTGTTATAAGCATCGATAATCCAGGTGAGGTCAATTCTACTCATCCTTGGGGTTTCTCTCAAGTCGATTCCGTTGCAGGTTTCACCATTGAATTTTGGGCTTTTTGAGCCGAAATTAGGCTCCGGAACATACGAATAGGGGTATTTTTCCTTCGGTAGATAGGGTGATCCCAAAATTTGAAACTGCATTTCGGTACCGCGACCGGCGTTGAGATTGGTTCCTTCCAGAAGTCCGAGACTGGGATACAAATTTATCGACACATCGTTGGGAAGATTGGGTGAAGGCCGAACGGGTAGGGAATATGGTGTCTGATGGTTGTAATGCAACATTTTTATCACCCTAAGTTCACATTGCATTTTATTGGCTAGCCAGCCCTGCCCGTTAATCATTTGTGCGTATTCCCCAATGGTCATCCCATGTACTAAGGGAACGGGATGCATTCCTAAAAAGCTTGTGTGCTCGGGTTCCATCATGGGGCCGTCTATATAGTGTCCGTTGGGATTGGGTCTGTCCAAGATTATCAGCGGAATTTCAGCCTTCGCACAGGCCTCCATCACATAGTGTAAGGTCGAAATATAGGTGTAAAAACGGACGCCCACATCCTGAATATCGAACACCATTACTTCAATCCCTTCAAGTTGAGAAACTGGAAGTTTTTTATTGCTTCCGTAGAGTGAAATAATTGGCAACCCGGTTTTGGTATCTACTCCGTCCTTTACAAATTCACCCGCATCGGCCGTTCCCCGAAATCCGTGTTCAGGAGCGAAAACTTTTTGTATCGAAATTCCTTCAACAACCAGGAAATCAACCAAATGAAGTCGCTTGTCTTTTTTAATGAGCATAGAAGTAGGGTTGGCGACAATTCCTACTTTTTTACCCTTCAGTAAAGGAAGATAGAGATCGGGCTGATAAGCACCTAGTGCAATTTCTTCAGAAATAGCTGCTTTGTCAAGTGCAACCGTATCCTTTATCACAATGTCACCCGAAGCATAATTGTTACTTTCTTTATTCTGACTTCCACACGAAAAACAAGGTGCGATAAAAAATAAAACCGCAATTATTCTTATAAAAACCACCTTGCCGGTAGAGCCGCCGTAAGTAAACGGGGTTAGTTGAACCAAGGGTTTTAAATTCACTGAACCTTTCAGTTTTTTAAACTCCAGTTTCACTAAGAAAAATGTATTTTTGACAAAAGATAATCGCATATTATAACCCGTGAATTTCGAATTTTTCATCGCCCGTCGCATCATTGCGTCCAAGGATTATAAAAGTAGTATTTCGGCACCAATTATAAAAATTGCCATTACTGCCATCGCGTTGGGTATTATTATGATGCTTATCTCAATAGCTACGGGCATTGGGCTTCAGAAAAAGATACGGGAAAAAGTTTCGGCCTTTAACGGCGACATCATTATTACCAATTTCGACACCAATGCGTCCGACGATTCGCAGATTCCCATTTCAAAAAATCAGGATTTTTACCCGGAATTTAAAAATGTAGAGGGGATAAAACACGTACAGATAACTGCTTCCAAAGGGGGTGTAATTCGCACCGAAACCGATTTTGAAGGCGTGGTCGTAAAAGGAGTAGGCACCGACTACGACTGGACCTATTTTAATGATTTTTTGGTAGAAGGGACCTTGCCCGATTATACCGAAGATCTTAACTCCAACATTCTAATTTCTTCCTTTCTCGCCAACCGACTGCAACTCGCCTTAGGCGATAAAATTATTACCTTCTTTTTAAACGATGATAGTACGAAAGCTCCGCGAAGCCGTGGTTTTACGATTTCAGGAATTTATAACAGCGGCTTTCAGCAGTTCGATGAGCAATTTCTCATTGCCGATATTCGGCATATTCAACGTCTTAACAATTGGGAAGAAGACCAAATTGGGGCCTTCGAATTGTTTGTATCCGATTTTGACGAGCTGGTGCCTATTGGGAATGCTGTGTATAACGAAACCTTCAGCACCTTGGATACACTTACCATTCGTGATAAATACGGATCTATTTTTGAATGGTTGGACTTGTTCGATTTCAATATCGCGCTCATCATTGGCATCATGATTTTGGTCGCAGGCATCAACATGATTACCGCCTTGCTGGTGCTAATTTTGGAGCGTACGCAAATGATTGGGATTTTAAAAGCACTGGGAAGTAGCGATTGGAGCGTTCGGAAAGTATTTATTTACAATGCCATGTATCTTATTGGCGTGGGCCTATTCTGGGGAAATCTTATCGGAATCGGTTTACTGGTCGCCCAACAACAATTTAAGCTCTTTCCGCTGGATCCGGATACTTACTATGTCACAGAAGCCCCGGTATATCTCAATATAGGCTACATTCTCGCCTTAAATCTGGGCACGTTTCTCCTGTGTTTACTAATGCTCCTGATTCCATCGTACATCATCGCCAAAATTTCCCCGGTCAAAGCCATTCGCTTCGATTAAAAGGGCGTTCCCTCGGGTTGCTGAAAAGTGAT
This genomic stretch from Ulvibacter sp. MAR_2010_11 harbors:
- a CDS encoding ABC transporter permease, giving the protein MNFEFFIARRIIASKDYKSSISAPIIKIAITAIALGIIMMLISIATGIGLQKKIREKVSAFNGDIIITNFDTNASDDSQIPISKNQDFYPEFKNVEGIKHVQITASKGGVIRTETDFEGVVVKGVGTDYDWTYFNDFLVEGTLPDYTEDLNSNILISSFLANRLQLALGDKIITFFLNDDSTKAPRSRGFTISGIYNSGFQQFDEQFLIADIRHIQRLNNWEEDQIGAFELFVSDFDELVPIGNAVYNETFSTLDTLTIRDKYGSIFEWLDLFDFNIALIIGIMILVAGINMITALLVLILERTQMIGILKALGSSDWSVRKVFIYNAMYLIGVGLFWGNLIGIGLLVAQQQFKLFPLDPDTYYVTEAPVYLNIGYILALNLGTFLLCLLMLLIPSYIIAKISPVKAIRFD
- a CDS encoding amidohydrolase; this translates as MKYLFFLFACILFSCAPDKIPADLLVKNANVYLVDEAFGTAKAFVVKDGKILEVGIKPELELKYSFTSVYDAKGMTIVPGLIDAHAHLLNLGLALQNVDLVDTESYDEVLERVVEFQKKKNASFIMGRGWDQNDWDVKEFPTKKELDSLFPETPVALTRIDGHAMIVNSKALELAGITAQTKVAGGEVILKDGQPTGLLVDTAMNGVRLSYPKIDRETIVTALKDAEKVCLELGLTTIDEAGTSRETIEIMQELYEKNELSLRIYAMVGVRSGDLDYYLEKGIVKTDRLNVRSVKIWSDGALGSRGAAMRQEYSDQPGQFGLMITTEAQLDSLARAIAAAGYQMNTHAIGDSANVSVLRVYSNVLKDVKDPRWKVEHAQIVTPSDFDYFSEKILPSIQPTHATSDMYWAEDRVGPDRIKGAYSFKTLLQKSGMVALGTDFPVEKVNPMYTFYAAVARKDLQQFPEDGYRMEEGLTREEALKGMTIWAAYSNFEENEKGSIEVGKFADFTVLEQDIMTMPLDSIPKLKVSATFINGKKVFEGKSE
- a CDS encoding exo-beta-N-acetylmuramidase NamZ domain-containing protein, translated to MVFIRIIAVLFFIAPCFSCGSQNKESNNYASGDIVIKDTVALDKAAISEEIALGAYQPDLYLPLLKGKKVGIVANPTSMLIKKDKRLHLVDFLVVEGISIQKVFAPEHGFRGTADAGEFVKDGVDTKTGLPIISLYGSNKKLPVSQLEGIEVMVFDIQDVGVRFYTYISTLHYVMEACAKAEIPLIILDRPNPNGHYIDGPMMEPEHTSFLGMHPVPLVHGMTIGEYAQMINGQGWLANKMQCELRVIKMLHYNHQTPYSLPVRPSPNLPNDVSINLYPSLGLLEGTNLNAGRGTEMQFQILGSPYLPKEKYPYSYVPEPNFGSKSPKFNGETCNGIDLRETPRMSRIDLTWIIDAYNNYKKKEDFFNTKNFTTHAGTAVLQQQIEQGFTFRDIRKTWLKDLKAYDAMREKYLLYER
- a CDS encoding membrane metalloprotease, producing the protein MIILLAIVTIAACKKDDGDNPTTDPKAENRKALGTSAEDILSEDIYTKLTVEIVYSGGFRPTDATIVGLQNFLNQRVNKPEGISINETFIDAPAGAPFTIEEIRAIEEEHRTIYTVDNSIAIYIFFANGSNAGDTSTTVTLGSAYRNTSIVVYEKTIRDLANNSANIDLTELELSTLTHEFGHIFGLVNIQSDDIHTSHEDTAHLKHCMVEDCLMYFESTNGLLLVELLENRRPVPGFDPLCIADLQAKGGK
- a CDS encoding bifunctional 2-polyprenyl-6-hydroxyphenol methylase/3-demethylubiquinol 3-O-methyltransferase UbiG, which encodes MKDILGSALLDYYQGNNAEDIITETNISEEDVLPLSYFFRGFAEMPALEQKALELSFGKVLDVGCGAGSHSLYLQKKGLEVSSIDISEGAVEVCKLRGVKNVKKQALLEVKNQTFDTILVLMNGTGIFQNLENVSKYLQHLKSLLAVNGQILIDSSDLQYMYDEGEDGGIWIPGDSYYGELEFSMKYKGESSEVFEWLYLDERIFEEACLSNSLNFEIVARGENFDYLARLTVV
- a CDS encoding TonB-dependent receptor; its protein translation is MSKKRLASLTTLFLVFVSAAVTAQEDDLGTEVVNIVKPYTPTISDAFKVKETPVLNDSLTTQKQQVNYSIFSVPVASTFTPAKGKAATVEKAKPMKLYDNYATLGFGNYTSILAELYSNFEISRTDNAGFFFRHNSSQGDIEGVLLENKYYDTSLDGNYTSRQRDASYSIDAGIKHQLFNWYGLPEFAEEELILLNESLDVQQTYFSGNLGGSMQLDDSFFEGIAANVRFLSDAYGSSEFNFTALPEFSFPLTEFTLKIDGDVDYLSGSFERNYFAEIPIDYSFLNVGLAPSLVYVNNDLTLSLGVAGYVSLDSENSETNFSIFPRINASYRLVDELLIVYGGAEGGVEQNSYYDFKEENPYVSPTLQIMPTNNLYNAFGGLKGKLSNSVGYNVRGSYGKAENRALFQINPLNDVSPSESYQYGNSFKIVYDDINTLSFFGELKVEVSEVFSLGINGEYFSYNTTDQAHAWNLPDFKATVFSNFNITEELYGGVSLFYVGERMDQVVAYSPDIDPFPTEVTLDGYADVNVHVGYRVNDRLSIFAKGSNLLSDNYQKSYNYPVQGIQGLLGATYKFDW
- a CDS encoding DUF2059 domain-containing protein, which codes for MRFLFLTLFLVFCFSTSAQVDAFQEEVITYLKSNGTTDQYREAYDGIFTILKKQFNSASVPDAFWIDMQSDKEKSVEEAIAFLSFAYRKHFTREDISKMTTFYNTEAAQKMLSKDAPLSSDESEAIAAFFESDIAKKIEEKQEALAIDIADISEHWSRDLFAAKMSLLVKAGFTTQQ
- a CDS encoding YkgJ family cysteine cluster protein gives rise to the protein MENILKQLPQRAKDTHNENKKFFAKLKKKPPKQLDTLMVELHEAEFQRTDCLSCANCCKTTGPLFTDKDIERISKHFRQKPQQFIETYLRVDEDNDYVLQSVPCTFLGADNYCSIYEVRPKACREFPHTDRKKFQQISNLTLKNVAICPAAFNIVEEMKKRLPL